The genomic stretch GTTCACAGTTACATATTTACTAACCATCAAAAACTGTgtcctgttaatttttttttataagcgaagttataaatttctattttctttcagtgttccttagcttattttttttctggctttgtttATCAATTCTTAAGGTCAActacatttgaaaaatcaaagacctacattttaaattctgtattttacTTCCCCTCTGGCCAAACCACCTATGAAGCATAGTAGTTGGGAGAAGGGCGACATCTGGTGGCCACAGTCAAAAGTGTCACAGTGGTCGCGTGACTATAGAGAGCTGGGGCTAGGGATTTTCCTGAGGGGAAAGGAATAGACAAGGAATGGGGCGCTGGAGAAAAGCCCTGAAAATTTGAGGAAGCAAAGAAGAAACTATTCACCAGCTGTTTGAATCACGGAATCACAGGGCTCATTGAGCCACCTTAACTGGGAAcagaatagaaggaaaacaaataaaagtgtgCATCTTGAGGCAACATGCATCTATGGTTAAGGCCCACTGGGAGGTACAGACAAAAATTCTTGTTAtgttatattataataatatagtCTTAAAGCGCTGTGTGTGCTTGATGCATTtttcatgtacacacacatttaaGAACAGAACACCTTCTCCAAAACGCTAGAGCGTTCTTATAAGCTACCATTTTTTTCTAACCACTCTCTAATTTAATAATGACTAGAATTAAAAAATTCGTGACTTTAAAGACCTTCACATGTGTAGACAGGTACTTttaattctgatttctttctgtAGACCTTGGgtcatcattttttcttctccctttttcaaTCGGTGATTAACATGTAGAATGTTAATACAATCTTAAATTCTTTTGTGTGACAATTTTATTCAAAAGCCTAGCTTGCCTTGACATCCTGCATGCATTTATTACTCAGCATAGTATGTGTTCTAGTATCTCACATATTCTGTttctaaataattctttaaaatctttctgtGGGAGATATGTGTGAGAGATACATACGTTGGTTTGAAGCAGTGTTTCTAAATCTCTCATTTCTCAGCTGGATGAATTTACATTCTCAGTAGTTCTCCCCTGGCATGAATattttctgaaactatttttttcagcCAATAATTATTAAGTACTTACTAGAAGCCAGGCCCtattctaaatattaatttaactcCTCTGAAGAGTCCTCTGAGGTAGGAACTGTTGTTATTCTGCTACCCTTCTTTTGCTGTATTgaaaccaagacacagagaggttggtTAACTTGCTgaaggttacacagctaggaaACAATTGTGCTCAGTTTTTATTGCAGCTAGTCTGGCTCAGCGTCAAGCTCAAAACCAGTGCACAATACCTACTTCTGGGTCAAGAAGACGTGTGGTGTGGCATTGTTACCATCTTTTTAGGACCCGTTCTGCTGCCTAGAGGCAGCACCTCTGATGTCTTCTGCAGTGAAGAGAGAACCTGTTTTGACATTTCAGAATTTGCCAAATCCCTgtaattttttcataaatatttggaaacattttctttgggtgtattttttaatttaaggaatttttttctgtttatacacAAATTTCTAACTATTAAATTCATGTttctatttattctctttatcATTGAGGGAAAAATTATGAGATGGATAGCCTTGAAGTACCTGTGAATCATTTTATTCACCAGATTTGGGCAGAAACTATTgttcttactatttttaaaattcaaattttggctTTTTATCCAAAGGTTCTAAAAGAGAATTTTGGAGTTTTCAGTGCATTCTTTGAGAGTTAAGTACCAATAGTTAATAGTTGTCTAAACTTCTGTACAAGTCTTGTCAGTGAACCTTACTGTATGGCTAAATGTCCCGAAATTTATTCCCTAAGCAAAGTTACCACAATGGCATTTTCATAAGACAGTCTATAAGCAACTTTAGTACCGCCAAAACAGCTTGACTATGTGTGCAAGAGAGCATCTGTTTTAAATACGGATGTAACAGCTAAAATGATgttcttttgtgtatgtttgggTTCACAGTTTTACCATTAAAACAAATGCAActactttctttgtgttttgtgtgtgtaattcagaaaatattcaagggaattttgaaaatcatttaattgcaaaaatgtttataaaaattttgaaacacacacatatataggaAAGGTTGCTGTTAGAAATACTCTGTCCAATTGACTTTTTCTTTAGTAGGTCAACATGTATTATGGACATTGATGGGAGATAGCCCACACCAGGACAGCAGGCCTAGGAAGTGCAAGGGACAAAAGCTTTAAATAAGAGTTTGgactgaagagaaaaagcaggacTGCTTTTCTAGAAGAGTTAAGAGAGGAGGTAAGGAAAATAGGGACAGACATAATTTATGTTGTGGAACCAAAGACATGACAATGAGAATGACAGTTTGGTTAAGgggaaatgaataagaaaatggaTATTCACACCAGGGCAAATGTTAGGTGGCTGAAAAAGAGATATCGATTGAAGTCTTAGATGGGAGTGAGATAAACCAGCCAGTGGCTAGAGCAGCTGTCTGTCCCAGACGAGGAGTGATGTCCCCGAATGCCTGAAGATAACTCCTGTCATGCTATACAGCCCATCAGACTAAGTTGGGTAAGACTGAACTCACAcatttcctcaactgtaacaCAGCTCGAAAGCATTAACACCCTGGGATTCCTTTTCACTAAAGTACAATTATATACTCAATAGTGATGATGTATGCGGGTAGTTCTCAACCCTAGTCAAGTGTTAGAATTGTTTGTtgaatatacatgtataaatcAGCCAGTGGCTAGAGGAGCCATCTATATATGACAGCTAAATGCCATATATGTCTGTATGTGACAGCTCTTCTACATATGAATGGTCTATGCATATATACACCATTCCTCAACCCTGTCATTCTGATTGAGTTAGTTTGCGGAGGTGGTTCTGGGCATTTCGTGTTTTTAGAAGATCTCTGATTAATACCATAGTTGTATTTGTTTGAATGTTTCTTGTGATCTGTTAGCCACAACTTGTTTGCAGGGTTTTTATCTGAAGGGCCTAGCTCATATGTTGAAAGAATGGGGTTCTGTGAAGCCAGGGGCACCATGAGGGTTAGAGGAAGCTGAAAAGGAATAATAGGAAGCCATGCAGTTTCCAGAACGAGCTACCCATCCCCCAAGCCACATGACCAACTAATAGAGTGGaaggatctatttttttttcatatatatctaCATGTGTataccttttaaatatttctgttctGATATCCATGATTTTTGAGTCAATGtcatggaaaaattagaaaagaggaaatgaggagaaatgaatagaaaaaaggaataaattagatgtcaaaataaaaaatgaggttTTATTAACAATACAGTAGGCAAAATAAAGTTGAGGAACGCTGACCTAGAACTCTAGtgtaaaggaagaaatactgGAATGTGTATCAAGGGTATCTCACATTATGTGTTTTTGCATGAAATTACCATATTTTATACACTCTATTTTTATTGCCATGAATTAAAAAGCATGTTGAGATTTCAGTTTTACCTATGACCTGAGacctttcagttttcttctgtATTGGTTGACTTTTCTTTCTAGCTAAGTCTCCTCTTATAAGGTGTGTGtttgtggaggggagggggcagcgaAAGTTAGCAAACTAAAAACTCTCATCTGGGGGTGGAAGAATGCAACCACTTAATTACTTCAGAAGAGTTACAAACCATCTGCATTCAGAGCTTTCCTGGCCCCTCCTGcgtcttttctctccctccctgggtcGCTCTCTGTTTTCACTTGGTAAGTCCGAGGTTATACTATGCGGTCCCTCTCAGGCCATAGTATCATTCCAAGTATCCACAATAGGCATTTATTTATTAGTAAAGATGggaaagttgtcttttttttcttttaattacacTGACTCTTAAAGTAGAAATTTCGAAAGCTGCAGCAGGAAGCTAAGGAAAAATTTTTGATTTGAGAAGTCCCTCTCTTGAAATCACATTCAGatccaattctttttctttttctttttaaatggcattAGCCTTGTTGAAAACACCCATAATCTCATGAAAAGCCTCCTAGGGGAGGGCCCTGTAGACTTTGTAATGACCTTAATCAAGCATTAGCCCTGCCCTACAAATAATCCCCAACTCTGCGAAACGAAGTTCCTGTCTCTAACACTGGAGAAGGTTGAAAAGGGATTAataaaggagagaaggggagctTGGTGGGGACTACAGGCAGACCAGACAGGCGCAGCAGGCCAGGAAGAGGGTCCCGGGACAACTGATTACCCAAGCTTATCTTTATATTCTCTGACTCTCTCACggactttttcagaaaaagaaatcactcaatgaatgtttgagtggaaacagagagaaaaaggaagaagttttAATTCGCAATTGTTTGTGTACCTTTTTGTCTTTCCAAACACAGGACTTTTAGGGCCAGAAATTCTTCAGGGCCGGGCTTATACTTTGTTCAGCACAGAGAAGGCCGTCAAAAGGCGTACGTTTAAACAGGAACATGGGAAGGACTAAGAGGAAAAGTCCCTTCACCTATAAATCCACCCTCCTTTACACATTATTTCTACATTCTCCAAGGAGCCATTATCTAATTTATTAGCTGCTGAACGGAAGTAAAAAGAAACGTGGCGTGAAGCTCTTTGCTCAGTGTCTTTGAGCAGCTAAGAATACATTCCGTTTACAGATGCGCGCGCAAAAAATAgtgcaagacaaaagagaaactaAAGCTTTTCAGAGGAACGCAATCCGTACCTCCCATTCCAGCCCGTCCATCGAAGAGCGAGGTTTCACTGGCCAATCAAAACACTGAAGTGCTAGTAAATATTCTCCTAGCGCCACCTCTCTGCTGACCTAATTTGGAAAAACGTCACCAGAGCGTGTTGTTTTCAATCAGGTCCGCTAGAATACTATTTAAAGAACTGCGTCAACAATGAGGAGTCACTGCAATAGCAGCCATGTCTGGTCGTGGCAAGGGCGGAAAGGGTCTGGGGAAGGGGGGCGCTAAGCGTCACCGAAAAGTGCTGCGCGATAACATCCAGGGCATCACCAAACCCGCCATTAGACGTCTGGCCCGGCGCGGAGGTGTCAAGCGCATCTCCGGCCTCATCTACGAGGAGACCCGCGGGGTGCTCAAGGTCTTCCTAGAGAACGTGATCCGGGACGCGGTCACCTACACCGAGCACGCCAAGCGCAAGACGGTTACCGCCATGGACGTGGTCTACGCGCTCAAGCGCCAGGGGCGCACCCTCTACGGCTTCGGCGGCTAAAAGTACGGTCTCCATCATACGCAAAAGTTAAACCAAAAAGGCCCTTTTCAGGGCCGCCCACAGAGTCGTGTAAAGGGCTGTTACGCATAACCGTGAATGTTGCCTTTTAGTGGGTAAGGTCTGTTAGCAGTTTATGTAAGTGCGCTGGCGCTTTATTTCGCGGTGCAGTTGTATAACTACAGGGTGTTACACTAGCGTAGTAGGGAAAGCATTCTAAGGCTCAAGACGCAGCTATTCAGAGGGATGCCAGTGAACATGAGTAAACAATGCCAATAAAGTTGACAATGTGAAAGAAAAGCGTAGGTTTTGGGCATTCGAAAGCTTAGGAAGGTCCTGGTGACTTCACCGGGTGACGGGCGGCATCCCTGGCACAGAGGACCACGCCTACCAGTTCACGCTGCACTTGGTTATGCAAATGAAGACTCCTTGGGGACAACCTTTCATTGGACGAGAATCGGTGGGGTGCCAAAAGTCGCTGTTAAATTATGGAGGATGGGATTTCAGGACCATTTTGCTATTGCCCCAAAACAAGGGGTTCAATAGCTGTTCCTGGAACTGGAGGAAAAGCTTTGGTTAACTGTGTTTTAATCTGATGTATGCCTGGCGTTAAAAGGCGCGATGAGCAAAGGCTGCGTGTAGATCGCCAAACCGGTTTTAGACCGATCCGAGTAGTGCTTGGAGAACGGCCAGCTGCTGGGAGGGAGAAGCCAGGCCTTCCTCTTGATGACTGTTTGGGGGTCAGTCCACTGCTGGGGACAGCAGACAGACAGGGACCTCACTGCCTTGGTCATGTGAAGCCCATTCCTGCGTTATCGCCACTCCAACCTCAAAGGGAAACAAAGGCCACCCTATGTAAGCAAGGCACCGGCTGAGGCTGATTCCACAGAAATGGAAAGCATGATGTTTAGTCGTTTTCcattatacttttttgttttgggggccCGAGTACTACACAAATGAGTTCAAAAAGGCTAGGTCCTACCTAGTGAGTTATCTACAGAATGTAGTTGTATGAGAAAGAACACGCTACAGTTTTTGCACTGGGCTTTGTTCAAAGTCGCCCCAAATACCAAGGCCCCAAATAAGGTTAACtgtatgattttaatatttacagtGATCTTGAAATAAGAATGCTAagtcacaaatttaaaaatgaaaactaaaataattttattgaaaataagaaagatactTTAACTCAGACTCGGGGAGTTTCCTAACACACGCAGTTTTCGTCATTTAAGAAGGTTCGATTCAGACCCTGACACCTGTGCAACCTCCAACATTTCCATAAAGGTTTTAGGTTTAACATTTTCCAGCCTGTGGACTGCAATCTAGACAAGTCTGTCCAGTTTATACACTCTgttcattaataaaataaatagaattacaattttattaggccaattgtattaaaataatcatactTTGTTTTTGGTGACAACATATGTACTTTGAACATCAAATAACATTTATAGGTCAGCCccctggcgtagtggttaagttcaagcgtttggcttcggaggcccagggttcgcggattgggatcctgggcgtggacatacacacagttcatcacaccatgctgtggtggggtcccacttGCAAAgtggaaggaagattggcatagacgttagctcagggacaatcttcactggaaaaaaaaaattcacatgcagTAACTATAGTACGTAGGAAATGATGATAAACTACTTCAATATTCCCGCAACTGCAACCTGAAAATACTTGGTTCCTATCAATCATACAACGGaagaaaatttcagttaaaaattaaGAGATGAAGACTAAAACATTTCCCATAAATCCAAATTCTGAGAGACCTTGATTTCTATATAGGCTCTAAAGTCTGTGAACATGAAGTTAAGAAATCCTGGTTAGCATGTCACTACATACTTTTGTAATCTAAAACATAGTGCTTCCTTAGAAAGAAACAGACGTTTCGGCGCTGAGCTGATCTATCTCCACTTACCTCCACAAACACGGGTAGTTCTACAAGAGTACTTAAAATTTACACGGCAAGATACGTACCATATTCTAACCGTAGTGTGTAACAAGCCAGCTTTTCCGGATTGGGCAGTACCATAATATTCTGAACTATATGAACCCTTGAAGATGTGTATGTGTACCACGTGTCCAGGTGAGACACCACTTTACGAAAATGACATCTGCTTGTCCAGACAGTGAGATGATCTAACACTTGATATTTAAGACTTCCACAAGCCTCCAGCGTCACGCCATTTTAAGATCATTTAGGTGGCTCTTAAAAGAGCCTTTGGGTTCTCCGAGATTGGTCTTTCACAACGCTTACTTCTTGGATGCTGTCTTCCTAGGATTTGTCCTTTGCTGCGTTAATTTGGGCTTGCCGGTCTTGGGCTTCCCAgttcttcccttccctgggctCTTCAGCTGTTGCTTGCCCTTAGCACCTTTAGACTTCCTGCCGCCTCTGGCAGATGGCTGAGCTGCTGGTGTCCTCGCCTTGCTGGTCCTCTTGTTGGTCTTGGCACTCTTTGGAGACTTCGAGCCCTTGGGTAAGACCAGCTTCTTAGCGTTGGCAGAAGCACCCTTTTTGACTCTGCCCTTGGCGGGCTCAGGAGTAGCCTTTTTGCTTAGCTTGAAAGAGCCGGAGGCGCCGGTACCCCTTGTCTGTACCAGAGTGCCCTTGCTCACGAGGCTCTTGAGGCCCAACTTGATGCGCCTGTTGTTCTTCTCCACGTCGTAGCCGGCAGCTGCCAGCGCCTTCTTGAGAGCGGCCAGCGACATGCCCGCTCGCTCCTGGGACACTGAGAGAGCCTCAGTGATCAACTTGGACACAGACGAACCAGGAACTTTGCGACTTCCACCCGTCAAGCCAACCGGCTTCTTCCCTCGCTTCTTGGCTGGAGGCTTCTCCATAGAAGATAAAACAGGTTCGGCTGGGGCTGCTGGCGCAGTCTCAGACATAACCACACACCCACCACCAGAAGTAACAACCAGCGAGTGGCGTAAAACGCCTGGGGCGCCTCAGGCCTTATATAGGGCAGGACGCGCTGTGATTGGTGCACTGCCCAGGCACCGCCCCCGCCCCTGTGGGAGGagcatttgtgtttgttttaccCCCAAAAGTTGAGTCCCACAAAAATCCTCTGCGCAAAATCGCCCAGGTTCCACTGCCGAGTGACCCATGGAGACTCAGATTTCTCATGCCTTTTTGCCTTTTCAGGAAAGATAACCCTGCATGCCAAAACTATTCGATAAAGCCCTCAATTTTCAGCAAAATTCAAGGAGAAGAACAAAACGTCCTCTTTTccttacaaatttaaaattactttttagcaAGAGACTTAACTCATCTCTTCTGAGTGTTCTTCCAAATGGTTGGCTTCcaatcaatggagaaaataaattattcacgCCCTggtttttattgaaaattatttatgtatatgaAGGAAGTAACACATCTCTTAAATGCCTCACTGCGGAGTTAGAAGATGCTTATAGAATTGTCTAAAAACTGCGGAGTACGACCTTATTTGGGCAAACAATCTAATAAACCATAACCTACAGAGCACGTGGGTTGCTTGTGACTAAAACCACTCCTCGGTCCCAGCAGCTTGATAGAAGACCCTCAAGGATGGAGTAACATGGATCTCACATATGACGTTTGCTTGGCCAAAATCAGGTCACCTTCGTGGCTGGTATCCTCAACTGAGTTTTGCTTCTGATTTCGTGAATTTAAATCCcacttccaccccaccccctccatccTCCACTCTCTAAAACATACACACCCATACACAGAGAAACAGATACAATCCCAGCCCTCAATTAACTATAAAATGTGAGGCAGGACCCAGACTTGAAGAGCTCAGTGGGAACCACAGACCCAGATCTCTAACaggactggtctggcaggtgtgtcTGCAGAGCTGTGGGAAAAGAGTTATTGGAACAATATCCAGGATGCTTCTCTGGGCTTGTCCTAGGACTCCTTTTTGTCAGTGGTCCAGATACAAGAGTTTGCTCATCAAGGCCAGGCCTTCCAGGAAGGTGCTGAGGGAACAGTATAGTGTGGCCAGAGTCCAGGGTTCAGCAGAGGAAAACCCCACAAGGACCATCTTGTGAAGATCCCCGAAGGCCTGTATGAGAAATCTGGTTGTTATTCTGCAGGCTGGGGAGCCACTCGAGGTTTTTAAGGAGAGAGTTTCTGTATTGTTGTTGTAGTTGTCTTGTTGTTGCTGTAGTTCTCCTGGCTTTAGATTTTTCACATAAACAATGATTATGGAGAAGGGGCCAGTATCAGAGGTTGGTAGTCTTGCAATAGTCTCAGAAGAATGAAAAGGGCTTCATTTAAGGACACAgtgtgggaagggagagggttGACATTTGAAATACTTCTGAAGCAGCAATCAAATGATAGGACTTTTAAAATGCTGACTGCAAACTAAGGTAGAaaaatctctttgtctctctctatctcacgtgcacacactcacacatgcacgtACACAAACACCTGAAACAAAAATTCAGGAAGCAATACTACCTTAAGTGCCTGCAATCTGACATATTCTAAtctag from Equus przewalskii isolate Varuska chromosome 19, EquPr2, whole genome shotgun sequence encodes the following:
- the H1-6 gene encoding histone H1t codes for the protein MSETAPAAPAEPVLSSMEKPPAKKRGKKPVGLTGGSRKVPGSSVSKLITEALSVSQERAGMSLAALKKALAAAGYDVEKNNRRIKLGLKSLVSKGTLVQTRGTGASGSFKLSKKATPEPAKGRVKKGASANAKKLVLPKGSKSPKSAKTNKRTSKARTPAAQPSARGGRKSKGAKGKQQLKSPGKGRTGKPKTGKPKLTQQRTNPRKTASKK
- the LOC103565186 gene encoding histone H4, with the protein product MSGRGKGGKGLGKGGAKRHRKVLRDNIQGITKPAIRRLARRGGVKRISGLIYEETRGVLKVFLENVIRDAVTYTEHAKRKTVTAMDVVYALKRQGRTLYGFGG